In Sphaerodactylus townsendi isolate TG3544 linkage group LG13, MPM_Stown_v2.3, whole genome shotgun sequence, one DNA window encodes the following:
- the TESC gene encoding calcineurin B homologous protein 3, producing the protein MGASHSRSEEIQELADKTGFTSDQIEHLHRRFKQLSGDQPTISKEHFDRIPDLEFNPLRAKIVQAFFDKRNLREASEGLADEINFEDFLTIMSNFRPIEMNMDEEQLDRFRKQKLKFLFHMYDSDSDGKITLREYRDVVQELLSGNPHLDKESVRSIADGAMMEAASICMGQMEPDQVYEGITFEDFLKIWDGIDIETKMHVRFLTMEPIAPCH; encoded by the exons TCACTTCAGATCAAATCGAGCACCTCCACCGAAGATTCAAACAGCTCAGTGGGGATCAACCAACCATTAG CAAGGAGCACTTCGATCGCATTCCTGATCTGGAGTTCAACCCCCTTAGGGCCAAAATCGTCCAGGCCTTTTTTGACAAGAG GAACTTACGAGAAGCATCTGAAGGGCTGGCTGATGAGATCAATTTTGAGGACTTCCTGACCATTATGTCCAATTTCAGACCCATTGAGATGAATATGGATGAAGAGCAGCTGGATCGCTTCCGCAAACAGAAGCTGAAGT TTCTCTTTCACATGTATGATTCAGACAGCGATGGGAAAATTACCCTGCGGGAATACAGAGAC GTGGTTCAGGAGCTGCTCTCGGGGAACCCCCACCTGGATAAGGAGTCGGTGAGGTCCATAGCTGATGGAGCCATGATGGAGGCCGCCAGCATTTGCATGGGGCAAATG GAGCCAGACCAGGTATACGAGGGAATCACATTTGAAGACTTCCTTAAG ATCTGGGATGGAATTGATATCGAGACCAAGATGCACGTCCGCTTCCTCACCATGGAGCCAATTGCGCCTTGCCACTAA